Proteins found in one Quercus robur chromosome 2, dhQueRobu3.1, whole genome shotgun sequence genomic segment:
- the LOC126697568 gene encoding uncharacterized protein LOC126697568, with amino-acid sequence MDEYVRIGETTALESLKKFVTVVIDVFSKEYLRKPNNEDIAKLLAYGERRGFPSILGSIDCMHWKWKNCPVAWKGQYCGHIHEPTIILEAVASYNLWIWHAFFGLPRSNNDINVLEQSHIFNDLVEGRAPAVHYSINGHNYTMRYYLADGIYPKWVTFVKTIPAPQGQKQKLFATTQEVYRKDFEHAFEVLQARITIVCGPARFFHLETLQKIMKACIILHNMIVEDEQDDNEVGVRTYVI; translated from the coding sequence ATGGATGAATATGTGCGGATTGGAGAAACTACTGCATtggaaagtttgaaaaaatttgttactGTGGTAATTGATGTTTTCTCTAAGGAATACTTGAGAAAGCCAAACAATGAAGACATTGCTAAATTGTTAGCTTATGGGGAACGCCGAGGTTTTCCAAGTATCTTAGGTTCAATTGATTGCATGCATTGGAAGTGGAAAAATTGTCCAGTTGCATGGAAAGGTCAATATTGTGGTCATATTCATGAGCCTACTATTATTTTGGAGGCAGTAGCATCATATAATCTTTGGATATGGCATGCATTTTTTGGGTTACCTAGGTCAAATAATGACATTAATGTGTTAGAACAGTCTCATATATTTAATGATCTTGTTGAAGGACGTGCTCCTGCAGTACATTACTCAATCAATGGTCATAATTACACAATGAGATATTACCTTGCTGATGGCATATATCCAAAATGGGTAACATTTGTGAAAACAATCCCAGCACCACAAGGacaaaagcaaaaattattTGCAACAACCCAAGAGGTGTATAGGAAGGATTTTGAGCATGCATTTGAAGTGCTTCAAGCACGTATCACAATTGTTTGTGGACCTGCACGATTTTTCCATCTTGAAACACTCCAAAAGATTATGAAAGCGTGCATAATTCTCCATAACATGATTGTTGAAGATGAGCAGGATGATAATGAAGTgggtgttaggacatatgtgatttga